The Coffea eugenioides isolate CCC68of chromosome 8, Ceug_1.0, whole genome shotgun sequence genome has a segment encoding these proteins:
- the LOC113781545 gene encoding probable membrane-associated kinase regulator 2 produces the protein MEAFSLLKYWRGGGAVFKCDGPTNLRAADSSSSSSAATTTIVTAVSPFSSDSDSDGGDDGPFFDLEFTLPEEDDDSDSEEQMKDHRDLVPNVDEQVENVSEKVKSDGGEVENDEEEEEEEEEEEEGEEIKFTLSSSSSGDSNDPNVSLSPSDDLFFKGRLVPIDSSSMILNAAEALPKFHPVSSILKSATKFRVQMLNFNKSKSNSRENHKKSEPQEKPENQERKQQTSKLFTVKLKVEEVPLVSLFTRDNSSKGTNSKSIKRNASNDGVVENTTDSNGPTDERKFSKDVMQKYLKKVKPLYVRVSKRYGDKLRFSGQLSFPKPGAGPPPTTAEVKSPTEKPTAMKGNGGGEGGEVACEVAGGSNVVKSTQKQGNLQAGLRVVCKHLGKSRSASSSVVTAPAAPVASNRRDDSLLQQQDGIQSAILHCKRSFNASRELEASILSRSVSDPSHEKSVS, from the exons ATGGAAGCATTTAGCTTACTCAAGTACTGGCGTGGTGGTGGTGCAGTTTTCAAATGTGACGGCCCTACTAACCTACGCGCTGCAGactcctcttcctcttcttccgcCGCCACCACCACCATAGTCACCGCGGTCAGTCCTTTCTCCTCAGACTCCGACTCTGACGGCGGCGACGATGGTCCCTTCTTTGACTTGGAATTCACTCTTCCAGAAGAAGATGACGACAGTGACTCCGAGGAACAAATGAAGGACCACAGAGATTTGGTCCCGAATGTTGATGAACAAGTAGAAAATGTGAGTGAAAAGGTAAAGAGTGATGGAGGAGAAGTAGAAAAtgacgaagaagaagaagaagaagaagaagaagaagaagaaggagaggAGATAAAATTCACGCTTTCCTCCAGCTCCAGCGGCGACTCTAACGATCCAAATGTCTCGCTTTCTCCTTCCGATGACTTGTTCTTCAAAGGCCGTCTCGTTCCCATAGATTCTTCCTCCATGATTCTCAACGCCGCCGAAGCTCTCCCAAAATTTCATCCAGTTTCCTCCATTTTAAAATCCGCTACCAAATTTCGCGTCCAGATGTTGAACTTCAACAAATCCAAGTCCAATTCCCGCGAAAACCACAAAAAATCCGAACCCCAGGAGAAACCGGAGAATCAAGAAAGAAAGCAACAGACTAGTAAACTCTTCACTGtcaagttgaaggttgaagAAGTTCCTCTGGTTTCTCTGTTCACCAGAGATAATAGTTCCAAGGGAACAAACAGCAAGTCAATTAAGCGGAATGCTAGTAACGACGGCGTCGTTGAGAATACCACTGATTCGAATGGCCCTACAGATGAGAGGAAGTTTTCCAAAGATGTCATGCAAAAGTATCTGAAGAAAGTTAAGCCGCTCTATGTTCGCGTTTCAAAAAGGTATGGAGATAAGCTGAGATTTTCCGGGCAGTTGAGCTTTCCAAAGCCCGGAGCTGGTCCACCTCCGACGACGGCGGAGGTGAAGTCTCCGACGGAGAAACCCACTGCCATGAAAGGGAATGGCGGTGGTGAGGGGGGCGAGGTGGCGTGTGAAGTCGCGGGAGGGAGTAATGTAGTGAAGAGCACTCAGAAGCAGGGGAATTTACAGGCTGGGCTCCGCGTTGTCTGTAAGCATTTGGGCAAAAGTCGGTCGGCGTCGTCGTCGGTGGTGACGGCTCCGGCGGCGCCTGTAGCCTCGAATCGACGGGATGATTCCCTGTTGCAGCAACAGGATGGGATCCAAAGTGCCATCCTGCATTGCAAAAGATCTTTCAATGCTTCTAGAG AATTGGAGGCTTCGATTCTATCACGTTCAGTAAGCGATCCGTCACATGAGAAATCGGTGAGTTAG